A single window of Gossypium arboreum isolate Shixiya-1 chromosome 13, ASM2569848v2, whole genome shotgun sequence DNA harbors:
- the LOC108453622 gene encoding uncharacterized protein LOC108453622, with product MSPASKSKSKDKKTSKEPQKASSKPSGSANAGSGVPASAYNPVLGTFHTIETVPSSSASALQNNGRFRNIDETDEHLGGSPRAGVGYDSVSNNGSWSGESEDHKDKTTNPPVRQEIIPGADNDKREKIRQKNERKHQRQKERRAQELHERCNGYLMSRKLEALAQQLVAMGFSHDRATMALILNDGKVEESVAWLFDGGEEAVKHKESTVGGGILKIDISEELAQIADMEIRYKCTKQEVERAVVAADGDLEKAAESLRTLKLDPPTPSKPEETCNPLTSSTSKVAVTSGQNLSARPQPKQNPSTVRQLIRDEKDLNFTKAAVTMGVSSESVSKSFQHMKRIQPKMEWAKPQLSEVPAEKRWLSSGSNPSASYSLASPLQASPPPSKVESRHVAVASDFKNLVPSIREPVIMMQRSQSVNTKQVPTTSISTSPPGTSFMYPATRVENTKSNGFIPHIPSSRSFNSNHLSSSQMHHQIYHPQQQHFTSSSGPGDSPGTSRGNGLWSRSGASPMLAAASSLGLFTGLGSTTSSGASSPVDWSSGSSMGQLDYTNIDWSLNRGLSSSPSPGGIWLGSSTSPMKSIHMYYPNTNGLSAKPAMRLTPNGKGVQIVGLPDGGVAPAETSTVGSQEWTSPFEGKDLFSLPRQYVSSPSI from the coding sequence ATGTCTCCTGCATCCAAGTCAAAGTCCAAGGATAAGAAAACTAGCAAGGAACCTCAGAAGGCTTCTTCAAAGCCTTCAGGATCTGCTAATGCGGGTAGTGGTGTTCCGGCTAGTGCATATAATCCAGTTTTGGGAACATTTCATACCATTGAAACAGTGCCATCGTCCTCAGCTTCAGCTCTTCAAAACAATGGTCGCTTCCGAAACATAGATGAGACAGATGAGCATTTGGGGGGATCACCCAGAGCTGGGGTTGGGTATGATTCTGTATCTAATAATGGTAGCTGGTCTGGTGAGTCCGAAGATCATAAAGATAAAACAACTAATCCTCCTGTCCGGCAGGAAATAATACCTGGAGCTGATAATGATAAGCGAGAAAAAATTCGTCAAAAGAATGAGAGGAAACATCAACGACAAAAGGAGAGACGAGCTCAGGAATTGCATGAGCGGTGCAATGGCTATCTCATGTCAAGAAAGCTTGAAGCACTTGCTCAACAGCTTGTAGCAATGGGATTTTCTCATGATCGAGCTACAATGGCTCTTATATTGAACGATGGCAAAGTGGAGGAGTCTGTGGCATGGCTTTTTGATGGAGGTGAAGAAGCGGTTAAGCATAAGGAATCAACTGTGGGTGGTGGGATCCTAAAAATTGACATATCAGAAGAACTTGCACAAATCGCGGATATGGAAATCAGATACAAGTGTACAAAGCAAGAGGTTGAAAGAGCAGTTGTTGCTGCGGATGGTGATCTTGAGAAAGCAGCCGAATCCTTAAGAACCTTAAAGTTGGACCCACCTACTCCATCAAAGCCAGAAGAAACTTGCAATCCCCTGACTTCTAGTACTAGTAAGGTGGCGGTGACAAGTGGCCAAAACTTATCTGCAAGACCACAACCGAAACAAAATCCGTCTACTGTTAGACAGCTAATAAGGGATGAGAAGGATTTAAATTTTACGAAAGCAGCGGTCACAATGGGAGTTTCTTCGGAATCTGTGAGTAAAAGTTTCCAGCATATGAAGAGAATACAACCAAAGATGGAATGGGCAAAACCGCAACTAAGTGAGGTGCCGGCTGAGAAAAGGTGGCTAAGTTCCGGATCAAATCCTTCGGCTTCTTATTCTTTGGCATCACCTTTGCAGGCATCACCTCCACCATCAAAGGTAGAAAGTCGTCATGTGGCTGTTGCAAGTGATTTTAAGAACCTTGTGCCATCAATTAGGGAACCGGTTATAATGATGCAGCGATCCCAATCTGTAAATACAAAACAGGTTCCAACTACAAGTATAAGCACATCCCCACCCGGAACCTCCTTTATGTATCCAGCCACTCGTGTTGAAAATACAAAGTCTAATGGCTTCATACCCCATATTCCGAGTAGTAGAAGCTTTAATTCCAACCATTTGAGTTCAAGTCAGATGCATCACCAGATTTACCATCCGCAACAACAGCATTTCACATCCAGCAGTGGTCCTGGAGATTCCCCAGGAACAAGCCGTGGAAATGGTTTATGGAGTAGGTCAGGCGCATCACCAATGCTTGCAGCTGCATCTTCACTCGGACTATTCACCGGTTTGGGTTCTACCACTTCATCAGGAGCCTCTTCTCCAGTTGATTGGAGCAGTGGTAGCTCAATGGGGCAATTGGACTATACCAATATCGATTGGAGCTTGAATCGAGGGTTGTCTTCTTCGCCAAGTCCCGGTGGAATCTGGTTAGGATCATCTACATCTCCGATGAAGAGCATTCACATGTATTATCCTAACACAAACGGATTAAGTGCTAAACCAGCAATGAGATTGACACCAAATGGAAAAGGTGTACAGATTGTAGGGTTACCGGACGGTGGAGTGGCTCCGGCCGAAACTTCAACTGTGGGCTCACAAGAGTGGACTTCACCATTTGAAGGGAAAGATCTATTTAGCTTACCCAGGCAATATGTTTCTTCTCCATCAATCTAG